The genomic region caagaaggtccCACTTAAACTGAAAGGTAAATTCtttaaggtggcaattagaccagccatgttgtacggatcagagtgttggccaatgacgaaggcccaagagaggaggatggaggtggcagaaatgaggatgcttagatggacgtgtggtaagaccatgctagatatgataccaaatggagtttttagagagaatttggaagttgggaacatcatcaacaaacttagggaaggacgacttagatggtttgggcatgttaggaggcgcccacttttagccccagttaggagagtcgagaccctcgccgttggcggcgtaaggagaaggggtagacctagacgtaggatggaggatagattgaagcttgacatgaaagagctcctactgacggaggacatgacttctgataggagcctgtggaggagtagaattagaattattgagtaggttttttttttttttttttttttttttttcattgtgtTAGTTACTTTTATTATACAACTACATATATAACTATAACCAGATATTCAATAACCACACTATTTATACCCCTCTACATGGTTTATATGCCTTTGTATCTATGTATATGTTTTTAGGCTATATATATGTACCGATGTATATGTTTGTATctctatatatatgtatctatgtatctaagtgcatgtattggtgtatgtaggtttgtctgtcttgtatctgtacctaggtatatatatctacgaatgtatctatatgtatttatgtttaagcatgagttttttttttttttttttttttttttttttttcttttcgtgtgGTATATATACATCGATGTGTGTGTCTGTGTGGgtgcgtatatgtatatgtatatgtatatgtatatatcttgtttgtctgtatgtctacctgaaattaaatggttatgtgcactattttattcatgctctttgccctactgttgtgcattactgctatatgtgtcccctttattgttactgtgtatggttgcttcttgctaggcgctcattactcgtacaggtacgtatcatttgccctgtctatttcgttcttatgagctcttcgggccggaggtcctttaggaagcaatctcttttgcgctagagtagagggagggacgaccttatctaggcgcgggttctatacccgcgggtggagtagtgacttccttctaatctagggtacgaggaatgattgtctacactcacctcccccataccccactttcgttggattgggtaatgttgttgttgttgttgttgtataaagGTACATCCATTGTACGGTCTTTATTATTACTGTAAGAAAATAGAGCAAAAATAACGATGAGATTGATTACAGTAATATTAcgtagtaatattatttatttttctCAATTAATAATGATTTCACCTTCCAAGATCATGGGCATGAATTAGATTTTTGGGTGGTGCTGCTAATGCCTGAGTAAAAAAAATGAGTGAGAAATTCGAAATAATGTTTTGTGCATAATTTCTGGTCAAAAAAGTTAATATACCTGTTGACTTCCAACTGAAGAAGCCTTCTCAGTCAATCTCTCAAAAAGCTTCTCATTTTCTTCATGCAACCTCTGTAAATTTTTACAACCCAAAAAAATAGTAAGTTGGTCAAACAGGGTCAAACGTGGCCAAAACTCAGGGTTACTTGAAAAATCGGTCAAAACTCCGGATTATTCGAAAAATCAGTCAACATTGGATAAACTAGGTCAAAACAGGTCAAAACTCAGTCAAGATCAGTCAAAGACAAACTTGGGTGTTCCCGTAACCACAAAAGTAGCATACCTCGATTAGTGCATCACGTTTCAGGAGTTCTTCTTCAAGTTTCTTGGTGACAGCTGCAGACGCTATTCCTTCTACTGCCGAATCGGTGCTGATTTGGGACTTATTCTCACTGAACTGAACAGCTGCATTTAGCTGTGCCTCGATGCTTTTCATTTTTTCCTGCAACATATCATGTGATTGCAAAAGGTTTCACAAACGTATCCACTATGCTTAAATACATAAGTTGAACAGCAAAAACATATAAACTTTTATAATTGTAGTAATATTGATCAGTGGACTCCTTTATCATACTCAAGGCTTAGCTCCTAAGTCTTTTTTTAACACTAAATCAACAGCTATCATACTTTGACTTATCAAAGTATTATCAATTTTATAAGTCAAAGTCAAGATAAATTCTTGCAAGGTATTATACCAATCAGTCCAGCAGCTATCGCGAGCCTTATCAATATTCCAGGACTCATTTTCTGGTTCCTTCTCTTCAAAGTGTCCTAATACAAGGCCAAATACATACATTGGAACATTTATAGCTATAAAAAGTGATATCATCATAATAAATCCTTTGTGAAGTATATTTAAAAGTACTTTCATATCCAAGTTTGCAGCTAATCTAAAAAGTACTTTCATATCCAAGTTGTTTCAATTGAAAGATATCTAATACGAATTAAAGCAAACACTGTGATACTTCAAATAATCAAATGAGAGCATTGATAATATCAAACATTACTACCACAGCCCACTAATCTTAAAGATGCATCCGGTATATTTTCAGAAGTTCCACCAACTCAAAGATATAACAGTTATAAAACAGAATCATCAACAACCAATCAAGTAAAAAAGAACACATTTCCCTCTTTATAACATGATGTGTTGTGATTCGGAACTCATACTTTATATCATCTCAGCTGAGGTGATCATTTACCGTTAGCTGTTATTATATTTAACAAATCAATGACACTCGTAACCTGTACCAAATCCTCCATTTATAAGTTACAAGTAGTAACATTTATATGATTAACCTTCTAGTCGTCTCGAACTTCAATCCATAACCCCTAAGTGTCATTGCACACGAAAAGATGCTTCTTATTTCTAAGTTAATCCACACATCAACAATCAAACAGGTTTCATCCTAAATTCTAATTCGAACAACCATTTTTAACTCATCAATGTTCATCATAAATATCACTATCAGTCCAATACAGTTAACAATATAGAATCAGTCTATATATGTATAGATtagatatagataaaaaaaaaCCTGAATAAAATATTGAGCAGCGGCAGCTCGGTTATTAAGAGTCGCCAATTGCAAGGCGTAATAACCTAAGTTATCGGGTTGAGAAACAGAGCAACCTTCTGATTCAACCAATcgctgaagcttttctaaatcaccaTATGCTGCTGCACTGTATACATCATCTCTCAAACTAGCTTCATCTACTGCTCCGTCTATCGTTCTGTTACCGTTACCGTTATCATTACCTGTGGCAGCATCACGATCTATAGATTCTTCAACGACCTCGATCTCTGATGACATAGTCAGATGAATTATACAGTTTTTGACTTGAATTTAGGTTTAATTGAAGAACATGATAGAGATCACAAATAAGAACTGGATCGATTTCAAGTGATGATGCTGTAACCGTAATAGAATTAATACCTTCTATAACAGTAGGGATGAGAGAGATGCTCATCGCAGTCGTGACACCAGTAGGTGCGGCGGTCCATAGCAGTGGCGGTGGCGGTGCCTGTGACGGTGTTTACGGTggctgtggtggtggtggttgaagtCATTATTTTAGAAGAATATACGTAAAATGTGAATTTTTGGGATTGGGTGTATTTTTTATTGCTGCTGAAAAAAGTCACAGGAAATTAAATTAtgaaaatgaccaaaatgcccctccGTGTTTTTTAGTATAAAATTGGAATTTCTAAAATGTGAGGCCCatatttacttatccagtttgtaccccatttagtgcttatccctcGATtgatccactatatatatatatatatatatatatatatatatatatatatatattatatgttatgcAATTAATTTGTGAAACAAAACTAATTATCAGAAACGTATGTTGAGGAAAGGATGTGCATGGCATTACAAATTTCATGACAACCGGCCACAACTAGCGAAGGTGATTGGTGACCACACTTGTCACTTATGTTATCGTGCATGGATCTGGTAACAACAATTTGTTTGTTTTATGTGTTTTTTGTTTTGTATCAGTTGGAGAAATTTGCAAGAGATAATAAACTTGGGTTGTGGATTTCACCAAATCCTGAAAAGCCATGGGACTGGAGGAGGAAGAACCGTCGTGAGCAGAGATATTAAAGCCTGTATAAAAAGGGGTCAAAGAATGACTATTTTGATTATCAAACTGTTGAATCAAAGTGTTGAAGTTACCTTATCTATTGTATCTACTGATGGGCATTTAGTATAGTGGTATCTAGATGACTAAATGTGTGCTGACAACAAAGATGTTGTGGGTTCAAGTCACACTTGAAGGATATATGTATATTATCTAGATGTAGTGTAAGGTGTACCTTAGTTTTCTGTTGCAAAAAATCATGTCCTTTTTTGATGGTGTACATTTGCTAGCGGTTGTTGACCAATGGTTGATCAAGATTGTGCAACATGAGTATGCATCAAAGTAACAATTGAGCAATGATAAATGGGTATAAACTTATGCACAAAGGTTTTGTAGGCACACATTACAAGCAGGTGTAAACTAGTTTATTAAGTAAATCATTATTTCGTAAGTAGAATCTTCAAAACCGCTCGCTGTCAATAAAGTAGTTTATACAGTCAAACATGGCTTTGAGGGATAAGTCTTAAATTTTATTAAGAGAAACTATGTAATTCCTCATTCGACATGGAGATGGATTCTTGATAATTCAGGAAGCTATAACTCGAGGTCAGTTTCAATTAAAATTGACGAAAAGATAATCGAGAGATCGAATCTACCACAAGGTACAATGAAAAACAATTATCTTCCGAAAAAAATTGGTATCTTTATTTGGAGGGCACTACGTGGTCGAATACCGGTTAGAGAAGAACTCGACAAACGGGGGATAGACTTAGATAGCTTATTGTGCCCGATGTGTAACGACTTCATTGAATCGGTGGACGATATCCTCATATCATGTCGTGTGGCAAATGACATTTGGAAAGCCGTATATAATTGGTGGGGATCTTCTCCTTCCAATCATGGCGGACCATTGGAATTTTTCTCGGGTTTGGGGCTGTGAAACTTATCGGGTGAAGACAAGAAGATTTGGCAATCAATCGAGTGGGTGACGGGATATTTTATATGGAAAAACCGAAACCAAAAGGTATTCGGGAATGATTCATGGGCAACCTCGAAGGTAGTAAGTGACATACAAATGAAAACGTTCGAGTGGATTACAAATCGGTCAAGACACAAATCGATGGATTGGTTACAATGGCTCACAAACCCAAGCTCGCTAGGTTTTCCACGAAACAATAATCGAGACCCAGGATGAACTCTCCATCTGTATAGTTGTGATATTTCTTAGAAAATGTACATATTCTGTCATACAGTTTTTGTGATGTAAGCCTTTATGGCCTGCAAATCTGCGAATACCCTTGTAAATATGTACAGTTTTGTTATTTTTAATACAATGTtggcttttttttaaaaaaaaaaaaaatttattttataagcTAATTCAACAAGCTTAGCTTTTAAAagcttatttttttttcttcataaactcaaaacagtactaacaaaaaaaaaaaaaaaaactgacccTACTTTGTATCATGGGATAaatagaggtcatgggttcaatctTTATGGAtggacatgattttctttaaaaataattgaacaccaataatggtggtacaTATCGATCTTATAAGGAGGTTTTACCGGatccgttcacggacctctactcaAGAACACTGTTCGAATGGATGTGATATTGGGTACCGTCAATAGGGTTCGTGTTTCTGCCCGAACGTGTGTGATACGTGCAAATTATGAGGGTCCAAAAAatcgtcgttaaaaaaaaaaaactgccccCACAATTAAAAAAACTACTCCCTACATCCTAAATCTATTGTCTCtagacaaaaaatacacagtttaagaaaaaataCTTGATACATGTACTTTTCTATTAACTTTCTAATTTTATCCTTTATTTTTTATGTATCATTTTGTCTTACATGTATAAAGTAAGGGCATAAAAGAACTTTATTACGTTATTGTTTTTTATTTATGAAAGTAAATAATTAATTTAAGAATAAAAAAATAAATGAATAGTCGACAGGGAGTACTATTTCTAAGTCCTGCAACTTTATTATCATCCAAACACACTGCAATTATAATTTTGAATTTTGTGGCAAGAAAGAAATGGGGAATAACGCAGTGAGACCTGTAGCTGCAGGTGACCAATACTCTTCTAACACGTCAACCACCACCGCCGCTACTGACCAACCGCTACGACACTCAACCTCCGCCGCTGGTATCTCTGCCCTTGCCCAAGACCTTTATCACTTTGAAAGCACCTCTCAAGTAAGTTCAATTCTCCATCACCTTAAAATTAGTAGATCTATGAACCATCTCAGTATTTATAGTGAACTAGCTCTCATTTTGTTAccaaaaaataaaatgaaaaatgaAGCTCGATTTTTACTTGTTTGAATTATGTACATAGGTTCCTGATGATCTGAGTAAGCACGTTACTTCAACCAAAGAAACTCAGAGCAAATGGTAAGTTATAATTTATGTTTTTATTTTACTCGTTTTCAAGAGTCAAACTAGATGGTCAATGCAATTGAAGGTATGAGAAGATATCGAATGCATGGAGAGAATCAAAACCGCCACCAAACACACCTGAGCAAGTTTCCAATCTTCTGATTCGCATCCTAAACCTAAACAACACCCACCCACACGATCTTCAGGTTTACGCTTTACAAATTCAATTCCACTTTCATATTTTCTATTGCATGTGTATGATGTGTTGACCGTGACTATAAATAAATGGATTTGTTAAACGTATTTAGTTTTTAGGGATTTTAAAGCTTAATACTTCATCAAGCACAACCTCAATTGTTtaggtttaaattaattatataatatattcatatatacttctaTGCCCATTTAAGTTTATGTTTGTTTTTCTTTTTGAAGGGCTTATTGTCATTTTATGATCTTCCCTTTCCACGTTCGCTTGTCGAACTCACCACTTGTGACCCTCCACTAGTTGCCAAAGGACTCAAGTTCTCACTGCATACACTTCCTGTAAGCAAAAAAGAATCCATTCTGTTATTACATTCCTACAAACGCGCTTTCTCAAACTTTAATTCACCTGATTATTATAAAAAAAGGTGGATCCAAAAGCAGTACAAGATGGGGATGGTATGATAGTTTATGTTAGTGCTCAAGAGTCATTATCAGATGTTCCTCAAGAGATACAAATAGCGATGGTTGAACGCAACAAAGCACGTGCAGAGCGGAACTACGGAAAGGCTGATGCACTGCTCTTACAAATCAAAGATGCAGGTTATGGGTAATCACTGTTTTTCCTATCCAGTATTAAATGAAAAACTACCATGTAACTTTTGAAGAAACCTATTTTGATTAGTGCTAGTTGACACAGGTTACCAGTTATCAATAATGAGCAAATTCTAGCACAGAAGTACCGGATCAGGCTACGGTATTTCAATAATTTGTTTTGTGTCACACAAAATGTAATGAAATTAGTCTGTTTGGTATATAAGAAGTAAATTAAACAGGGGAATAGATGCACCTGAAATGTCAATGCCGTACGGGAAAGAAGCTAAGGATGAGCTGGTGAAGATAATTGGTGGGAAATGTTTGACAATTTTGATATTTGACCAAGATCAGTATGGGCGTCATGTTGGAGATATCTACTGCAATGGCATCTTTGTTCAGGtaattttgttgttttaattacCTAATGTCACGTACGTAGAAATTAGGTAATCCAACTAATATATCATATCATATTCTATAACATAGGAATCAATGTTGAAGAAAGGACTTGCATGGCACTACACTTTTCATGACAGAAGGCAGGAATTAGCAAAGGTGATTGATTACCtcttgttagttgtgtgattgcagTAACAACGATTGGCTTTTTCGTGCTCTAAAAATGTGTTACTTGGTTTAATTAACAGTGGGAGAAAGATGCAAGAGCTAAGAGGATTGGGTTGTGGGCATCATCAAAACCTGAAAAGCCATGGGAGTGGAGGAAGAAACAAAAAGAAGAAGATaacaatatagtatttatcatcatGGGATTCATATCTATATTATTTATCTTGCTACTAGCTCTGTTTTACTTTTTTAGATTGGAAATGTGTTGTTCGATTGTGACTCTAGTTTGTATTTATCTCATTTACGCTCGTTATGGTTGATCAATAATACATGTTTGCTTTCGAGGTTTTTAAACAAATAACGACACATAGTTACAAAAGCTCAGGGGCGATTGTACATGTAAGTGGGTGGGGTCCTATGACCCTACTACTTTGAAAAAAAATTATACAATATACTCTTCGAATTGTATAGGACTCCACTAAATTTAACCATAGGATCCCGTATATTTTTGAAACTTATGGGTTTTTTggaggtaaacaaccactaaattACCCTTCAAATATAATTAGCTTTAAATTTTTTTTAGAACCCCATTGGATGACAATCCTAGAATCGCCAACAAAGCTCCTTTTCTATAAAACTTTTAGACTAATGATTCCAGCTACTTCTTATGGGTTGTGTTAGCATGATCAAAACAGTTTTAGATGTAAGAAGGGTGAATGAAAACAAGAATTACTATCAATCAAATATGTACATAACCTTAAAGGCTTTCAAATAATAAGGTTCAATAAATGCAATCTCCATAAGATGAAaaagtataaaacttatatataaacaGGGTTACTAagcatataaatataaaatatgctCAAAAAATTCACACTAGCTTAGGGCTAATCCTTACATTTTCTAatcttaataaataattataacatAAAAACTTAATATTCGCTCAATTATCATCTCTATGTATAGTAGATGGAACAGGTGGTTCCAAACTTATATCATCAAATCTTGAATATGAATCTTCTTCCACCATCGACAACTGACTAATCGGGCTCTTTTGTTCCTTCATAAATCTGCTAGGACTCGGGCTAGATCGAAAACCCGATTTCCCCCCTTCTCGATGCAAAGGCGATATAGCTATTTCAACAAATTCATCCTCtgtttttttataaaacttatctTCGATAATATCATACGCATTACCAGTGCGCACTTCTTGAGCAAGCGAACACCAGCAACAACATAACCACAATGCACAATCAGTAATATCCGGTTTACCACAACAATAATTCGACGGTGGTAAATTAAACCTTTTCCTCATTTGAATCCTCCAAAATCCGCCGTAAAGTAAGCCAAACACACAAAGAAACACCCCCGTTAACGCTAACGCTTCCCTAACTGACTCATTGTCGATATTGATAGCCGCCAAGTTAAAAATCCAAAACGGGGCCATACAAAATAACAAAAACGTTGCGATATGAACATACATGTTTCCAAACCCGAGCCTCTCCATATTCCACCCGAAAACACAAAAACTACAAAATAACGAAAGATATGCTAACGAAATATCTTC from Rutidosis leptorrhynchoides isolate AG116_Rl617_1_P2 chromosome 9, CSIRO_AGI_Rlap_v1, whole genome shotgun sequence harbors:
- the LOC139867034 gene encoding staphylococcal-like nuclease CAN1, whose amino-acid sequence is MGNNAVRPVAAGDQYSSNTSTTTAATDQPLRHSTSAAGISALAQDLYHFESTSQVPDDLSKHVTSTKETQSKWYEKISNAWRESKPPPNTPEQVSNLLIRILNLNNTHPHDLQGLLSFYDLPFPRSLVELTTCDPPLVAKGLKFSLHTLPVDPKAVQDGDGMIVYVSAQESLSDVPQEIQIAMVERNKARAERNYGKADALLLQIKDAGYGLPVINNEQILAQKYRIRLRGIDAPEMSMPYGKEAKDELVKIIGGKCLTILIFDQDQYGRHVGDIYCNGIFVQESMLKKGLAWHYTFHDRRQELAKWEKDARAKRIGLWASSKPEKPWEWRKKQKEEDNNIVFIIMGFISILFILLLALFYFFRLEMCCSIVTLVCIYLIYARYG